The sequence GTCCTAACAACTGTGAAGGTGGGCCCACTTTTCAGGTGCAGGCAGCCTGTGAAATCCTAGAGAGGGAGAAGTTGAGTATTGCCTTCAgtcagggagaggcagtcctcaGAGCCTCACACGCTACTTTGCCATTCTCCACAACTAGCAAAAGAAGCAGGATAAATTCAGCGCAGcaattttgcattatttctttttaaagcaggTTTCCCTAGCAGTTTTGGTTCTCTAAGTATAGGGTAGACTTGGCCCCTCCTTTTGGGAATCAAATTTAatgtgttgggtttttttcccctctccagtTTTGGGACCAGTTAGATCATTCGATGGTCTTCCCAGACTTCAGGCCGCTCCTGAGCAGCTCGCCGGACCAAGATGGCCGGGACAACGAAAGGGGACACCAGGCTCACGCAGACCTGTGGGGACCAAGCAGACCTCCACGGCTGCCCATGACGCGGAGGTACAGATCCCGAGGCAGTACGCGACCCGACAGGTCGCCAGCCATTGAAGGGTAAGAGCACTGTGGGAGTGTGGGGATCCGACATCTGCCTTGACGTGGGAGCGGGAGAGCAGGGACGGAGGGTTACAGCAGCACGTGgttatttattgaatatatttgtatcctgcttttcctaCAAAGCTCAAGGTGGTTTCTAAATATAATCCAACGTACAACAAATCATTAATACATTATCCCATACTAAAAAGAGCCAGTAGAAAAACAGCAATCAAGCCAAAGGCCTTTCTCAGAAGCTCTGCTTcaccctttctccctgagactgcAGAAAGGAAAGAGCAACCCTCACCTAGCTCAGGTTTTGAGCCTGGGTGCTTCTAAATTGATGCGAACTATAGGAGTTGCTTCTCTCAGGATTCATTTCTGCACGGTTCCATGTGTGGCCTAAGAGTGTGAGTCTGCTTTCTCAAGAAGACATCATTGTGAGACATCGTGACTTTTGACGTGGCAGAGAGTTAGGAGAAGAGGTGTGCATGCTCGTAGGGCTGGGCTGAAACCAGGGGGTATGCGTTACAGCAGAAAGCGGTAATTTATTTTCCTGGGGCAGCTTTTTTCAGTGGTTTTCTCCAAGCAGTTGTGAAATTGAGGCAACTCCTCCATTTCAGGCAGCCTGTAAGCCCTCTCCACACACAGACCCGATGGCTTTCACATAGAGGCTCCATTATCAGCCTCTTCACAGTCCCAATTGGTTGGTAATTTTGTTGCCATTTCCCCTCCTTCCAACTAACAGCATTATCATCACGTAGCCAATCAGATTTCTCTATGTGACTATCagtgagggtggtggtggtggagagtgccctcaagtcatagctggcttatggcgacccctggtggtgttttcatggcaagagactcacaagggtggtttgccattgcgtgcctctgcaaccctggtcttcattggaggtctcccatccgattactaaccaagggctaccctgcttagcttctgatatctgacgagatcaggctcatctgggctatcagTGAGGGCAGACAAAGCTAATTCATAGTGAGGGTAGTACTTCCCGAAAAGATGTATTGGCCTTATGTTCTCTAACTCTCAGTAATTTCATCATGTAACTGAAATCTGATTGGCCACATGCTGGTAGGAGGAAaggccttttctttttaaaagcatcatCCAGTTGGGACAATGGAAGGTCTTTAGGAAAATGGGTGCCAAAAATGCTCattggagatcagtgggctgagCTCTATACATGTCTTTCAATAGAAGCCTGTGCCCCATGGTCTCTCCTGCCCTGCAACATGCAAACATCCTTCTGCCATGTAGGGAACCACACTTGAATTGGGCCCTAGCCCAAGGCACTGGTCCCACAGACATCATGACATGTGGAgttaatttccaccaattcccacCTCTGTTTGCAGCCTGCCACAGCTCCTGAAATCTTGCCCCCAGGGGTCAGTGGACTCCCAGGAATAAGGAAGAGTTCTGCAGTAGGAGGGGAAGAATAGGCAAAAATTGTCCCACCCATCTGTTTAGGACCCCACTCCTTTTCTGCTTCTTCTGCCTACACAGGGCAAATTCCCTTGCACAAGAGACTAAATGTACACAGATCTGGCCTCCCAAATGGCAACATTCAGGTGTCAGCGGGAGAGCAGTTCTGTCTTTCAGGAGGCTCAGCTGCTGGCCTGAAACGTCATTGTTACTCAGTAACAACAACCATCTTCAAAGTGAGTGAAACCGATGAATTTGACAGTAAATTCAGTTTGGACTTAAATCCGGGTGGTGGATTTCTCTCTCACTATGGATGTTAAATTTAGCATAGCATAGCTCGGAAGATGGCATTATCGCCCGTTCCTGAGGGAGCGAACGGGCGTCTGTTCCTGTTGCGATTTCATTTGGCCTCTGCTAACCTATGGCCGCCTCTTAGATTTCACAGCCGTTTTGGCCCCACTGTTCAGAACTTTTCTCTTGCTTTAGCTGCCAAATGAGGACACCCTTTGTGCACCCAGCAGGTGGGCTCGGGGACTGCAAATGCTCACTTCTGTCATGGTAAATGTAGAACCAGGACCACAAGGCTCTTTGATGTTTCTCTTGTGATAAACTCGTCCCAGGTCTGGCCACCCCTTTCAATGCTGGCCTGCTGTCTTGGGCCCCTTTCTAACAgacctgtttctttctctctctccttccttattCCCCAATTTCCATCTCATACAGAATAATACAACAGATATTTGCGGGCTTCTTTGCGAATTCAGCCATTCCTGGCTCCCCTCACCCCTTTTCCTGGTGAGTGACATGCTTTCTttactatccccccccccatcgttTTTCCTTATCACGTGTTGCCTTAGCAGCAGAGATGTGTTAAAATGGCCGTGGGGGGTGTCTGTGTGTGATACAAATTTCCCGATAGTTTATGGGAGCTGGCATTCTCGTGGTAGGACTCGAGGGCAATGGTTTTTTTGGCAGCACCATGTTACTCCCAACTCCTTTATTTGGGCTCAAGGGGGTGTTTCAGATTTTCATCCTCTGCTGCTCCAATCCCTACTGCTGCTGTCCGACCCTCTCCCAGTGCTGCTTCCAGTATGCAATGCCTAGTTCCTCTCCCTCCCAGCACAAGAGTTCAGCCCTCTTCTGTTGCTGCCAAGGAGCCGTACAAGCACTGTTGAGTGCTCTATAGTTGCAGCGTTCCATATGATGTCCACCAGTCTCCCCTCTGCCAGACATCCCAagctcccctttccctccccagtactgcctagtgCTCTTTAGCTTCCCGTTGCTagtgtgtctctctgtcttttaATTTCCCCGTCTCCAGGGGTGGCATGTTGCACTCGAATCCCGGGGATTATGCTTGGGGTCAGAGCGGCCTTGACGCAATCGTAACACAGGTAAAGATGCCAGTGGGTGGAACCTGCCTAAACTTTCCtccttctcttcacagtggccaCTTTGGCATTTGTATCATTCTTCCCAAGCTCTCCTGGCTTCTCTTTTCTTGCTCACTACCACCTGGCCATCTGGTAGCCATCTTTAGTCACCACCACTGGTGACCAGGCAGGAGCGTAAACTGACCAGTCTCACAGGTGTGCCTAATAAGACTTGGCATTTTTAGTGCTCTTTCCATTATCTCACAATCGGTACAACAACCATGTAAGGTAGGTCACTCAATATTATCCCTGTTGGAGGAGGCTGAGAGAGGagggcttacccaaagccaccaaGCAGGtttgtggcagaggtgagattcaaagcggggcagggggcggggtCTCCCTGATTTGCATTTTACTCCTTTAGCCTGTGTGCTGCAGCCAGCTCTCACTTGTTCAGCACTGATTTATGCCAGGCAGGGGCAAAGTTCATAGGCCATAGACaaaattcaagacagacaaaaagaaaaactCTTATCACTCAACAAGTAATTTAGATTGTGGAAGTCACTGCCAATAGGCACAGACGGCTTTACAAGGGAATTAAATTTATGTAGGAGAGGTCCCTCAGGGGCTACTAGCCAGGGTGACTAAAGTGAACCTCCTTTTGCAGAGGCAGCAAGCCTCTGAGTACCAGTGCTAGGTGGCAGCacgaaggccttggcctctacacCCTGGCCTTTCCAAGGTGGCTGGGGTGAAACAAGACACTCGGGGACTACTGGCATGATTGATCAGGGCTCTTCTGAGGTTCTTACAGCACAGTCAGCTGTGGCTGCAAAGCCCATTCCAGTGCCATTGCAGTGCTGAAATCATCCAATGAAGGGAAGGTTAGCGCTGGCGGATTAAGTGGACTTGTGACCCACAGCTGAGTTGTGACCCTGCCACAGTTTTCTTTAAGTGTGTGAGTTGCTGGAGGGGGGGAGCGACATGCAATTAAAAATCAGCACCAGGGTGTCATCAAATCCTATGGCAAGATGATTTGCATTCTAGATCCTATGTACATAAACTCAGCTACTTAAAGGGAGTTAAACAAATGTGCAAATGGTGTTACTTCTGTTCTGGTTTTGTGAGTTAAAAGGAGCTATGCTGGGCACTACTGGCCCCCCCCCGCTCCAGCCACTGGAAGTCTGCTTATCCTGACTCTGTGCCAAAGATATCCATAAGTGCTTCCTGTATGTTTTTGCAGCCATCAGGACTAGAAACTTGGAAATATTTAGGGAAGTTCAGATGCTCAGGGAATGATATCCTGCATGTATATTTTTCCCGTGCTCTCTTACGGAATTGCAGCATTACAAACAGCTCTGTATAGGGTCAAAAATCCCAAGCAGCCTTGGTGGATTAGGTCAAAAGGTGCTTCGAGGAAGGCTGGAAACATCTGAATTCTAATCTGTCCCTTTTGAGTTGTGCTTTGGGCTAGGGTTCATTTCCTTGGAAGCTGATCCATGGCTCTTTATCAAAAGGCTGGGGACAGGTGGAGAAACTGGCCCGCCATGACCCGCATTCCCTTGTCACGTGCAGCTCCAAGAGCAGAGAAGCTGCAAGGCTGAACTAAGAATCAGGAGGTCTCTTGTTCAAGTTTTGCCTCTGCCACAAACATGCCAAGtgtttttctctctcagcctccctCAGCAGTTTGAGGATACCAGGTCTGGGCAACTTTGCAGGGCTTTTGTCAATAGTGCCTTTGAAGTGCTTCTTTGCacactctttgtgtgtgtgtctggctcATCCTTAGCTTCCATGGGGTGGAACCGAGCCCCCACAGGCCCAATGACCTTCATGAAGGTTGTCCTGTAGCATGCCCCAGAATCCCTTGTAACATGCAGAAGTTCAGAACTGGacctgctggcctggaaaaaggATCCCTGAAGGTAGAGAGCTTGGGGCCCCTGCCTTATCCAACTATGATGCTGGATGAATGCAGCCCTTAGAACCTGCTCTGCTCTCTTGCTTCTCTGTAGTTCAGCAGCAAAGTGCCTTAAAGTTGTGCCCTCTTTTGCTTTATttctcccttcttcctcccctttccccttatGGCTTTGCATCTTTGCAGCAAAATCACAATCTCCttttccccccatttccccccctccagctTTTGGGACAGCTGGAAAACACAGGACCTCCCCCGGCAGACAAAGAGAAGATTTCTTCACTCCCTACAGTGACCGTCACTCAGGAACAAGTTGGTAAGGTCCCGCCACCTGCATGTTTGCAAAAGTAGCCACCATTCAAAGGAGGAACCACTGAGGTTGGGAGGATTGATTTCCTCTTGGCATTGAGGAATTCAGCAATTCCTcagccccatactggatccttgctaatactgtatATTTGTAAACTTagattcttttaccccatgacattgtttatggaaatgttcttgacactgcatggaaatgcctgcccttgtccttgccactaattgtactaagcttacactatgtaatccgccttgagtctcagtgagaaaggcggaatataaataaataaataaaattaaataaattgtgAGCACAATCCAGGGAATTGTGTGAGGTGCCCACTGTGGAATTGCAACTGCTTGTGGAAAGTGACAATTAGCTTCGGCTATCAAGAGCTGCGTAATGTTACTGCTGTCTCTGGTTTCAGGGgaagggagggtgtgtgtgccaTAGTTGTGTGGCAAAGGACCTGATCTGAGCATAAACATCCCAGGTCCAATTCCTAGCATCTTCACTCAAACGGATCTCAGGGGGCCGGGCAGGGAAAAACCCACAGCCTGGTGGAATAGATGGTACTGGGCTGGATGGACCAGGGATCTGAGCTGGCAGAGTGGTTTTGGAGAAGGTCCATAATTCAGTGGTAGAGCTCATGCTTCACATGCACAAAGTTCCTTATTCAATTCCTGGCTTCTCCTGttaaggaggaggaggcctgctcCCTGCCTGAAGTGCTAGAGAACAACTTGGCAAGTGTCCTACCACTCCATTTGCAGAACTTGGAATTTCCCCTGCATTGCTCTCTGTTCCTGCAGCCCCTTCTTACCCCTGGAAAGATCACTGGACCTGCACAGAGGAGTAGCCGTGTGGGTTGGGGGCACTGGAGTGAGGAAGGGCAAAGGGGCAAAATTGCTCCTCCTCGTTTCACAAGCACAGCTCCGCCGAGGAAAGGTGTGTCTGTTTCATCCTTTCAACGCTCCATCCCACCAATTTACTCTACCCATCCTGCACATAGATCCTGCAGCTCAAGGAATAATCTTTCCAGGGCTCGGAAGGGACTGCAAGATCAGAGAGGGCATCCCAGCTGAATGGCTGCAAGAACGGCTTGAGCAGAGAGAGATGTtcaccaggcagcttgctctGTCGATGGGTGTCTCAGCTCAGGGGAGACTTCACTTATTTATTGAATTGATCTGTTTAGGGATTATTCAGCTAAAGCAGCCCTTGCTACCTCCATGGCAGAGGTGGGTGGGACCCCCAGAGTGGCAGAAAGAACCTGGGCTGGATTCTGCAGATCCgatctgcaagggaaggggctttcCTTTGATGCAAGATTTTCGCACATCAGGAGAATGCTGCTACTGACAGAGGAAAACCGTTCTGTCCATGGAACAAATTTATGGGACACAGCCCTGAACCCTCCTCAGGGTGATAAACCTTAGAAGAATCATCTAAAACGTGGCATGAACAAGGCATCGTGGATCACCAAACTACTTTTTCTTCCCCCTCTGAAATAAAGAATTCAGATatcaccccccgcccccgccacccAATGTTTTGAGTAAACACTGGGCTCAGTGGATGGCAGGACATTCCTGTGGGATCAGGCTGAACGTTTGCCAATCTCTAGTCCATAATCTCTGCCAGGGGTCAGGCCAGATGCGCCTAGGGTCAGTGGCCGGCCCTCCCTGCTTGCCCCACTCTTTGGGGCTTCTGTTCTTGGATCTCACGGCTGTCACAAAATGGAGATCCTCCCTCTGTTAAGCAAATCTCCCAGACTCTACAGGGTTGGACCCATAGGCAGCGCCTCACAGCACGATTTGTCCAGCCCCCAAACTGCATGTCTTGCCAGCTTCAGGGGATGGGCTAGGGCGGCCCGAGGTCAGGAGCACTCTTCTGTGCGTCATCCCCTCGTCTCCCTTCCTCCAGAGCATCAAGAGCAGAGATGGTCTTACCTGCTTTTACATTGACTGTCAAACAGCGATGTTCTCTCGCAAGTGGCTGTCTTTTTCGTCTCTCTTCCTATCCTAATCCTCCGTAATCCCCAAACTGCATCCTTCACATTCCCTGAAGACTACCTTTTGCTCCTCCGGCTCTTTCCTTGGGAGATTTGCAAACTGCCCTCTTGGCTCCAGCTTTCTGAACCTGATCTCTCTCCCTGCCCCTGTTCCCTCAAGCATCTGGCCTTTTAGATAGCAAAGCCAGAGACGGAGGCTTACCTTGCGCTGTGTCCAGTGCCTCGCAACTGGTACTAACCACAGGTCGACGACCATTGCTGCCCTAACTGAGATCCTGTCCCCTGCCCTTGTCCCGCAGATTCGGGCCTGGAATGCCCTGTGTGTAAAGAAGACTATACCATAGCGGAGCAGGTCCGGCAACTCCCGTGCAATCACTACTTCCACAGCAGCTGCATCGTGCCCTGGTTAGAACTGGTAAGCCTGCGTTcacgggaggggagggaactggtCCGCAGTGAGGAGGCTTGGAGCCTTTGCGATGTTGAAAGCGGAGCGCCGTTACGAGATCAGGCATGGCAAGGAATTTAGGGGCCGTTAAGTGTGGTCTGGCGGGGACGCAGAGCCCACCTGTGGAGCACAGCCTGCAAGAGAGGTTCCCTTATACAAGCGTCGTTGAGAACCTCCATTTCAGTGAAGAGCccgtgtggtatagtggctagagtgtgcaactaggatctgagaaactgGAGTTCAAATTCTCATACTTCTGTGAaggtcgctgggtgaccttgggacagtcactccCACAGTTTGCTGCTTCTCAGGGTTGATATGAGgatagaattggggggggggaagcataagCACATCTCTTTGAGCTCCTTTGAAAGAACGACAGGATACAAGAGTAGTAGATTGAGCTCTAGAAAGAAGTGGGTCAAGCACAGGAGAACCTGCCCAGGGATTGTGCCTAGTGTTGCCAACCCCAGGTGTGGCTCGGACATCTGGAATTAGAACCGATATCCCATCTACAtgaatcagtttccctggagtaaAAGAGtggctttggagaatggactctgtggcattaaacTGCGCTGGGGCTCTTCTCCACCCCCAACTCTGCCCTCCCTgggcttccaaatctccaggaattttccaacccccAGTTGCTAAGCCCCATGTTAATTTTGTGGGGGGAGGCTCTTTTTTGTGTTGTCTGACCAAGGCAAGAGAACGTTTTGGCTATTTTGAGATTCTGTGGATTGAGTCCAAGGCTGTTAACATCTCAAGGCAGAGAACCGCTTTGCAGGGCTTCAGTCCCTGCCTCAGCCAGTAGGTCTCCCCtcaacacacacgcacgcacgcacgcacacacacacacacacacacacacacacgccgaAAAGTCCCCAAGTCCACCCCTTTCTCTATACATAGTAGCTGTTCCTCATACTGTACTTGGTCAGTGATTAGATGAAGTGCCACTATTATCCCTGCCcccctgccgccccccccccagcctttccAGGTGGCACTTAGAAGTGAAATAGGTCATCCAATCCACTTTCCTGACTGTAGATGTGGGACTGGGGAGTGGAGGTTATTCAGGGTCAATTACAGAGATTAGTACAGAGTGGTGGGGGAAAGATGGACTTGTATGTAGGAGGTCTGGCTTGAAATACCTTGGTTTATAGGGTGGTTCAGCTCaagagcagcctgaatagcccagacaagcctaaGATCATCAGAGTTCGGAAACTAGGCAGGTTCGACCAGGCTTagtacttgtatgggagaccaccaaggaagtccagggtcagtaCACAGAGgcgggcagtggcaaaccacctctgctccgcTCTTGCCCAGTGCGAGGGGGGGGGTCACCCCAAGTTGCAACTTGATGTCACTggaggattattattattattattcatatcgTGCCTTCAGCGTGAGAAGTGCATTACAGAGTACAAGACAAGTCCCTGCCATGAAGAGCAGACAATCCAAAATTCGTTATGTAGATCATGGGAAAGGGGGAAGTTCTTTTCAGTCGCACGTGCCTTGCAGTGCCATCTAaaacagagttgcatccttcttaGCACACTGAAGCCAGTGAACTTAGAAGATGGTAACTCTGCTTCGGAGGGCGTTGTGAGGTCGTTTCAGTAGGGCTAAGCATTTATGGTCAAGGCAGGAGAAGCGGAGGAAGTGTGAGAATCAGCGTCATGTTTGAGAGGCCCCTGCTGGTATAAAGGGCATCAAGGAGACTGGGCAGGCTTCTCTGAGGGAACAAGAGAGGACCTTTGGACAGCTGGGGGTGGTGGGGCCAGAAGAGAGAGAGTCAGAGGCGTATCAGGAGGATGCGAGAGTGGCGATTCCCCCGAAGGATCTGGGGAGCTTCTTCAATGATTTGGGACCAGTAGAGGCTGTGCATGGGGGACAAGTGAGAAGGTGCCTCACACTTCCTGCATCCAGGGGCTCTGCAGAGCAGGGCATCCACATGTGAACGTGTTTCAATAAGGCCTGCACTTGAAAcatccagaaaatggctgccagaacTGGAGTTTATACATGGGGCTATGCAGATTGAATTTCACCGAAGACCTACACACATAACATGGACAGCTTGcttggtgtggacagctgggtcATTCATGCGCATAACAAGATGGCATCATCTCGCTCACGCCACTGTGCATCCTTTTGTTGGCAGAGATGTCTATCCCAACAGGATGTTTgatgatatttttaaaacat is a genomic window of Eublepharis macularius isolate TG4126 chromosome 1, MPM_Emac_v1.0, whole genome shotgun sequence containing:
- the RNF115 gene encoding E3 ubiquitin-protein ligase RNF115 isoform X2, yielding MAEASAAAAAAVSQHRFFCHSCKGEVSPKLPEYTCPRCESGFIEEVTDDSSFLEGGGGGIDDSPSSQFAEFWDQLDHSMVFPDFRPLLSSSPDQDGRDNERGHQAHADLWGPSRPPRLPMTRRYRSRGSTRPDRSPAIEGIIQQIFAGFFANSAIPGSPHPFSWGGMLHSNPGDYAWGQSGLDAIVTQLLGQLENTGPPPADKEKISSLPTVTVTQEQVDSGLECPVCKEDYTIAEQVRQLPCNHYFHSSCIVPWLELHDTCPVCRKSLNGEDSTRQAPNSEAAAASNSFSSASHLHDRWTF
- the RNF115 gene encoding E3 ubiquitin-protein ligase RNF115 isoform X1, translating into MTSWILNLVLQPAPLEAVGESLLFLSLSRLSCYNGPSQIALFYQEYTCPRCESGFIEEVTDDSSFLEGGGGGIDDSPSSQFAEFWDQLDHSMVFPDFRPLLSSSPDQDGRDNERGHQAHADLWGPSRPPRLPMTRRYRSRGSTRPDRSPAIEGIIQQIFAGFFANSAIPGSPHPFSWGGMLHSNPGDYAWGQSGLDAIVTQLLGQLENTGPPPADKEKISSLPTVTVTQEQVDSGLECPVCKEDYTIAEQVRQLPCNHYFHSSCIVPWLELHDTCPVCRKSLNGEDSTRQAPNSEAAAASNSFSSASHLHDRWTF